Proteins encoded in a region of the Perognathus longimembris pacificus isolate PPM17 chromosome 11, ASM2315922v1, whole genome shotgun sequence genome:
- the LOC125359354 gene encoding LOW QUALITY PROTEIN: succinate dehydrogenase [ubiquinone] cytochrome b small subunit, mitochondrial-like (The sequence of the model RefSeq protein was modified relative to this genomic sequence to represent the inferred CDS: substituted 1 base at 1 genomic stop codon): MAALIRLNVLCSARGGXALFLRTPVVRPACVSAFLQDSHTPGWCGTQNIHPSPSRHAGSTAASLHWTGERVLAVGLLGLLPTAYLNPCTAVDYCLAAALTLHSYWGLGQFVTDYVHGDTLPKVARAALVLFSSVTFAGLCYFNYHDVGICRALAMLWKL, translated from the coding sequence ATGGCGGCTCTGATAAGGCTGAATGTCCTCTGCAGTGCccgaggaggctgagctctcttCCTCCGAACCCCCGTGGTGAGACCTGCTTGTGTCTCAGCATTTCTCCAGGATTCACATACCCCAGGCTGGTGTGGAACACAGAACATTCACCCGTCACCAAGCCGACATGCCGGATCCACAGCGGCATCTCTCCACTGGACTGGCGAGAGGGTTCTCGCTGTTGGCCTCTTGGGCCTGCTTCCAACTGCATATTTGAATCCTTGCACTGCGGTGGACTACTGTCTGGCTGCAGCCCTCACACTCCATAGTTACTGGGGGCTTGGACAATTTGTTACTGATTATGTTCACGGAGACACGTTGCCAAAGGTTGCTAGAGCAGCCCTGGTGCTTTTCTCCTCTGTAACCTTTGCTGGGCTTTGTTATTTCAACTATCACGATGTAGGCATCTGCAGGGCCCTGGCCATGTTGTGGAAGCTCTAA